The following proteins are encoded in a genomic region of Xanthomonas cassavae CFBP 4642:
- a CDS encoding KdsC family phosphatase gives MPYSPLQHLPADLIEHAARIRLACFDVDGTLTDGRLYYDHAGNESKSFNVLDGQGLKQLEHAGIHVALITARASLSAEKRGQDLGLHVQIGVKNKRLAVLALCQEHGLSLDQVLFMGDDLPDLPALLAVGLPVAPANAHPWIAERVQWHTQARGGEGAAREVCDVVLAAQGQVEGIIERFSA, from the coding sequence ATGCCCTATTCTCCCCTGCAGCACCTTCCCGCCGACCTGATCGAGCACGCCGCGCGGATCCGCCTGGCCTGTTTCGACGTCGACGGCACCCTGACCGACGGCCGTCTGTATTACGACCACGCCGGCAATGAGAGCAAGTCCTTCAATGTGCTCGACGGCCAGGGCCTCAAGCAGCTCGAACACGCCGGCATCCATGTCGCGCTGATCACTGCCCGCGCCAGCCTGTCGGCGGAAAAACGCGGACAGGACCTGGGCCTGCATGTGCAGATCGGGGTCAAGAACAAGCGCCTGGCGGTGCTGGCGCTGTGTCAGGAGCACGGTCTGTCGCTGGACCAGGTGTTGTTCATGGGCGATGACCTGCCGGACCTGCCGGCCCTGCTGGCGGTCGGCCTGCCGGTGGCCCCGGCCAATGCGCACCCATGGATTGCCGAACGCGTGCAGTGGCATACCCAGGCACGTGGCGGCGAAGGCGCCGCGCGCGAGGTCTGCGATGTGGTGCTGGCCGCGCAGGGCCAGGTCGAGGGCATCATCGAAAGGTTCTCCGCATGA
- a CDS encoding KpsF/GutQ family sugar-phosphate isomerase, whose amino-acid sequence MAVSHLPSATVSDASLVASGQRVLQIEQDALASVGTRIGSDFAAACRLVLASRGRVVATGMGKSGHIARKIAATLASTGTPAFFVHPGEAGHGDLGMITEADIVLALSYSGESDEVRMLLPVLKRQGNPIIAMTGRAGSTLAQAADVHLDVSVSAEACPLHLAPTSSTTASLAMGDALAVALLDARGFTADDFARSHPAGSLGRRLLLHITDVMHSGDDLPRVREDASLSEALMEMSRKRLGMTAVVDADERLIGLFTDGDLRRALDSDIDVRSAGIAQVMTRNPRTIGADQLAAEAARLMEDYKINGLIVVDAQQCAVGALNIHDLLRAKVV is encoded by the coding sequence ATGGCCGTCTCGCACCTGCCTTCTGCCACCGTCAGCGACGCCAGCCTGGTCGCCAGCGGCCAGCGCGTGCTCCAGATCGAGCAGGATGCGCTGGCCAGCGTGGGCACGCGGATCGGCAGCGACTTCGCCGCGGCCTGCCGGCTGGTGCTGGCCTCGCGCGGGCGCGTGGTGGCCACCGGCATGGGCAAGTCCGGGCATATCGCGCGCAAGATCGCCGCCACCCTGGCCTCCACCGGCACGCCGGCGTTCTTCGTGCATCCGGGCGAGGCCGGGCACGGCGACCTGGGCATGATCACCGAGGCCGACATCGTGCTGGCGCTGTCCTACTCCGGCGAATCGGACGAGGTGCGCATGCTGCTGCCGGTGCTCAAGCGCCAGGGCAACCCGATCATCGCCATGACCGGGCGCGCAGGTTCCACCCTGGCCCAGGCCGCCGACGTGCACCTGGACGTGAGCGTGTCGGCCGAAGCCTGCCCGTTGCATCTGGCGCCCACCTCCAGCACCACCGCCTCGCTGGCGATGGGCGACGCGCTGGCCGTGGCGCTGCTGGACGCGCGCGGCTTCACCGCCGACGACTTCGCGCGCTCGCATCCGGCCGGCAGCCTGGGCCGGCGCCTGCTGCTGCACATCACCGACGTGATGCACAGCGGCGATGACCTGCCGCGCGTGCGCGAAGACGCCAGCCTGAGCGAGGCGCTGATGGAAATGAGCCGCAAGCGGCTGGGCATGACTGCGGTGGTGGACGCGGACGAGCGCCTGATCGGCCTGTTCACCGACGGCGACCTGCGCCGTGCGCTGGACAGCGATATCGACGTGCGCAGCGCTGGCATCGCCCAGGTGATGACGCGCAACCCGCGCACCATCGGCGCCGACCAGCTGGCCGCCGAAGCCGCACGGCTGATGGAGGACTACAAGATCAACGGTTTGATCGTGGTGGACGCGCAGCAATGCGCGGTCGGCGCATTGAACATTCACGACCTGTTGCGCGCCAAGGTGGTTTAA
- a CDS encoding BolA family protein, with the protein MDAETIRKLIETGLPEARVDVHGDDGVHFEATVISPAFAGKAPLARHRMVYATLGELMGGAIHALQLKTLTPDEG; encoded by the coding sequence GTGGACGCCGAAACCATCCGTAAACTCATCGAAACCGGCTTGCCCGAAGCCCGCGTCGACGTGCACGGCGACGACGGCGTGCACTTCGAGGCGACCGTGATCAGCCCCGCATTTGCCGGCAAGGCCCCGTTGGCGCGCCACCGCATGGTCTACGCGACCCTGGGCGAATTGATGGGCGGCGCGATCCACGCGCTGCAGCTCAAGACGCTGACGCCCGACGAAGGCTGA
- the murA gene encoding UDP-N-acetylglucosamine 1-carboxyvinyltransferase has product MAKIVVTGGQALHGEINISGAKNAVLPILCATLLADAPVEISNVPHLHDVITTVKLLSELGAEVTIDEGTLAKGRSILVDPRSVTHQVAPYELVKTMRASILVLGPLLARYGTAEVSLPGGCAIGSRPVDQHIKGLQALGAEISVENGYIKATSNGRLKGGRYVFDMVSVTGTENVLMAAVLAEGTTVLENAAMEPEVTDLADCLIALGAQIEGAGTPRIVVQGVERLGGGHHAVLPDRIETGTFLVAAAMTGGSVSVRRARPDTLDAVLDKLTEAGASITTTADSITLDMHGKRPRAVNLTTAPYPAFPTDMQAQFMALNCVADGVGVINETIFENRFMHVNELLRLGADIQVEGHTAIVRGAERLSGAPVMATDLRASASLILAGLVADGDTTIDRIYHLDRGYENIEEKLGALGATIQRIA; this is encoded by the coding sequence ATGGCAAAAATCGTAGTGACCGGCGGCCAAGCGCTGCACGGTGAGATCAATATTTCCGGCGCCAAGAACGCGGTGCTGCCGATCCTGTGCGCGACCCTGCTGGCCGATGCGCCGGTGGAGATCAGCAACGTGCCGCACCTGCACGACGTGATCACCACGGTGAAGCTGCTCAGCGAGCTGGGCGCCGAGGTCACCATCGACGAAGGCACGCTGGCCAAGGGCCGCTCGATCCTGGTCGACCCGCGCTCGGTCACCCACCAGGTCGCGCCCTATGAACTGGTCAAGACCATGCGCGCCTCGATCCTGGTGCTGGGGCCGCTGCTGGCGCGCTACGGCACCGCCGAGGTGTCGCTGCCCGGCGGCTGCGCGATCGGCTCGCGCCCGGTGGATCAGCACATCAAGGGCCTGCAGGCGCTGGGTGCGGAGATCAGCGTGGAGAACGGCTACATCAAGGCCACCAGCAACGGGCGCCTGAAGGGCGGCCGTTACGTGTTCGACATGGTCAGCGTCACCGGCACCGAGAACGTGCTGATGGCCGCGGTGCTCGCCGAAGGCACCACGGTGCTGGAGAACGCGGCGATGGAGCCGGAAGTCACCGACCTGGCCGACTGCCTGATCGCGCTCGGCGCGCAGATCGAGGGCGCCGGCACGCCGCGCATCGTGGTGCAAGGTGTGGAGCGCCTGGGCGGCGGGCACCACGCGGTGCTGCCGGACCGCATCGAGACCGGCACCTTCCTGGTCGCTGCGGCGATGACCGGCGGCAGCGTCAGCGTGCGCCGCGCCCGTCCGGACACCCTGGACGCGGTGCTGGACAAGCTCACCGAGGCCGGCGCCAGCATCACCACCACCGCCGACAGCATCACCCTGGACATGCATGGCAAGCGCCCGCGTGCGGTCAACCTGACCACCGCGCCGTACCCGGCGTTCCCCACCGACATGCAGGCGCAATTCATGGCGCTCAACTGCGTGGCCGACGGCGTGGGCGTGATCAACGAAACCATCTTCGAAAACCGCTTCATGCACGTCAACGAATTGCTGCGCCTGGGCGCGGACATCCAGGTCGAAGGCCACACCGCCATCGTGCGCGGTGCCGAGCGCCTCAGTGGCGCGCCGGTGATGGCCACCGACCTGCGCGCCTCCGCCTCGCTGATCCTGGCCGGCCTAGTCGCCGACGGCGATACCACCATCGATCGCATCTACCACCTGGACCGTGGCTACGAAAACATCGAGGAGAAGCTGGGGGCGCTGGGCGCGACCATCCAGCGCATCGCATGA
- a CDS encoding DUF3108 domain-containing protein, which produces MHTVSRTCSLIAAAALAVASLPAFAMQPFQADYSANYMGMQANGTMTLASTGANQWRYTLTIQNQLANLTQSTVFEESNGQLRPISSNDTSSMMVKRRNVTANYDWKTSQATWGGDIKPDRRGPVKLQPGDMDALLINLAITRDLAAGKPLNYRMVDEGRIKPMSYKVVGKETITVNGKQEQATKVSRVDGDKELIAWVVKDLPVPARLLQKEKGQDALDLTIKSLR; this is translated from the coding sequence ATGCACACCGTTTCCCGCACCTGTTCGCTGATCGCCGCCGCTGCACTGGCCGTGGCCAGCCTGCCGGCGTTCGCCATGCAGCCGTTCCAGGCCGATTATTCGGCCAACTACATGGGCATGCAGGCCAACGGCACCATGACCCTGGCGTCCACCGGCGCCAACCAGTGGCGCTACACGCTCACCATCCAGAACCAGCTGGCCAACCTGACCCAGAGCACGGTGTTCGAAGAGAGCAATGGCCAGCTGCGTCCGATCAGCAGCAACGACACCTCGTCGATGATGGTCAAGCGCCGCAACGTCACCGCCAATTACGACTGGAAAACCAGCCAGGCGACCTGGGGCGGCGACATCAAGCCGGACCGTCGTGGCCCGGTGAAGTTGCAGCCCGGCGATATGGATGCGCTGCTGATCAACCTGGCCATTACCCGCGACCTGGCCGCCGGCAAGCCGCTGAACTACCGCATGGTGGACGAAGGCCGCATCAAGCCGATGAGCTACAAGGTGGTCGGCAAGGAAACCATCACCGTCAACGGCAAGCAGGAACAGGCCACCAAGGTCTCGCGCGTGGATGGCGACAAGGAATTGATCGCCTGGGTGGTCAAGGACCTGCCGGTGCCGGCGCGCCTGCTGCAGAAGGAAAAAGGCCAGGACGCGCTGGACCTGACCATCAAGTCGCTGCGCTAA
- a CDS encoding DUF3108 domain-containing protein — protein MNVIPIATALLTTALLAPAGSSRAQQPPAAPAPATAPAAAAAPQTAPVSAATLPASTWTPPPLEPFVATYQAFYRGKEAGDATMQVSHGEGNQWRIDMSVRGRKGFASILGLNLEQSTVFRVDGGTYVPLSQSTVRKAVFFGKKVTGVYNWQAGTAQWDGDLKKERQQPIPLQPGDQSALSLNLSLMRDAQPGRSLSYRYVDVGRVRKYDYLAADATEVVQVGDLSYDALRVYRVNSGDNETILWIANGVPTPVRILQRDRGEDQVDLRLVEYQGA, from the coding sequence ATGAACGTCATTCCGATCGCCACCGCGCTGTTGACCACTGCCCTGCTCGCCCCGGCCGGCAGCAGCCGCGCGCAGCAGCCTCCCGCCGCACCTGCGCCGGCCACGGCGCCCGCAGCGGCTGCCGCGCCCCAGACAGCGCCGGTGTCTGCCGCCACCCTGCCCGCCAGCACCTGGACCCCGCCGCCACTGGAACCGTTCGTGGCGACCTATCAGGCGTTCTACCGCGGCAAGGAGGCCGGCGATGCCACCATGCAGGTCAGCCACGGCGAAGGTAACCAGTGGCGCATCGACATGTCGGTGCGTGGCCGCAAGGGGTTCGCCAGCATCCTGGGGCTGAACCTGGAACAGAGCACGGTGTTCCGCGTCGACGGCGGCACCTACGTGCCGCTGAGCCAGAGCACGGTGCGCAAGGCGGTGTTCTTCGGCAAGAAGGTCACCGGCGTGTACAACTGGCAGGCCGGCACCGCGCAATGGGATGGCGACTTGAAGAAAGAGCGCCAGCAACCGATTCCGTTGCAGCCCGGCGACCAGAGCGCGCTGTCCCTGAACCTGTCGCTGATGCGCGACGCGCAACCCGGGCGCAGCCTGAGCTATCGCTACGTCGATGTCGGCCGGGTGCGCAAGTACGACTACCTGGCCGCCGATGCCACCGAGGTGGTACAGGTCGGCGACCTCAGCTACGACGCGTTGCGCGTGTACCGCGTCAACAGCGGCGACAACGAAACCATCCTTTGGATCGCCAACGGCGTTCCCACGCCGGTGCGTATCCTGCAACGTGACAGAGGTGAGGATCAGGTCGATCTACGCCTGGTCGAATATCAAGGAGCCTGA